A genomic segment from Acidobacteriota bacterium encodes:
- a CDS encoding NAD(P)/FAD-dependent oxidoreductase: MRYEVIVVGGSFAGLSAAMQLARARRRVLVLDAGSPRNRFARLAYGIFGHDGLAPAVILANARTQLLNYSTATMADDPATHAAGARGEFAVTTAGGAAHTASRLVLATGVSDDLSTIPGMETRWGVSVLHCFYCHGYEVAERRLGVLATNERALQTAMLLPDWSDHVTLFTHGALALSGEQMDGLRARGVAVEASPVVALLGDAPALTGLRLADGRVAPLDALFTSPHVRMASPLAEQLGCEFEQGPSGPFIRTGADKQTTVPGVYAAGDAARPGHNASWAAADGVTAGISAHQSLTLARAACR, translated from the coding sequence TTGCGTTACGAAGTCATCGTCGTCGGAGGGAGCTTCGCGGGGCTGTCCGCCGCCATGCAGCTCGCGCGGGCGCGGAGGCGCGTCCTGGTCCTCGACGCAGGATCGCCGCGCAACCGGTTCGCGAGGCTGGCCTACGGCATCTTCGGACACGACGGGCTCGCCCCCGCGGTCATCCTGGCGAACGCGCGGACGCAGCTCCTCAACTACAGCACCGCGACGATGGCCGACGACCCGGCAACCCATGCGGCCGGGGCCCGCGGGGAATTCGCCGTCACGACGGCCGGCGGCGCCGCGCACACCGCCTCGCGTCTGGTTCTCGCCACCGGCGTGAGCGACGATCTCTCGACGATCCCGGGGATGGAGACGCGCTGGGGTGTCAGCGTGCTCCACTGCTTCTACTGCCACGGGTATGAGGTGGCGGAGAGGCGGCTCGGCGTGCTGGCGACCAACGAGCGGGCCCTGCAGACGGCGATGCTCCTCCCGGACTGGAGCGACCACGTGACTCTCTTCACCCACGGCGCGCTCGCGCTGAGCGGAGAGCAGATGGACGGGCTCCGCGCGCGCGGCGTCGCCGTCGAGGCGTCGCCGGTGGTCGCCCTGCTCGGCGACGCGCCCGCGCTCACCGGGCTCCGGCTGGCGGACGGCCGCGTCGCGCCGCTCGACGCCCTCTTCACCAGCCCGCATGTTCGCATGGCCAGCCCGCTCGCCGAGCAGCTCGGCTGCGAGTTCGAGCAAGGTCCGTCCGGCCCTTTCATCCGCACCGGCGCCGACAAGCAGACCACCGTGCCGGGCGTCTACGCCGCGGGAGACGCCGCCCGTCCGGGACACAACGCCTCGTGGGCCGCCGCGGACGGCGTGACGGCGGGAATCTCCGCCCACCAGTCGCTCACTCTCGCCCGGGCCGCGTGCCGCTGA
- a CDS encoding ATP-binding protein, translating into MGKIIRRLLELPDTARHSVFLWGPRRAGKSWWIRENLPEAPRIDLLQTDVYTEYASRPSLLRERYAARLSGPRRPIVIDEVQKLPILLDEVHWLIENAKRTFVLTGSSARKLRRGHANLLAGRARRREMPPLCFPEVDRYDPERLAVSGLLPPHYLSDDPLDDIRSYVNDYLKEEIVAEGVAVSLPAFSDFLRVAAITSSELLNYTNVAREVGVSAKIVRGYFDLLEDTLLGFRVAPWTKSRNRRLILTPKFYLFDAGVANFLARRRPEPGTPEFGKTIEHLVLMELMAWRAYRDPDMEIRYWRASTGQEIDFLVNDREVAIDVKASARVPDHALRSLGVLAEDGPVRRRIVVCLERQPRVVADRRGEIAVLPLAVFLERLWGGTIVAG; encoded by the coding sequence ATGGGCAAGATTATCCGACGCCTCCTCGAGCTCCCCGACACGGCCAGGCACTCCGTGTTCCTCTGGGGTCCCCGGCGCGCCGGGAAGTCGTGGTGGATCCGGGAGAACCTCCCCGAGGCTCCGCGGATCGACCTCCTCCAGACCGACGTCTACACCGAGTATGCGAGCCGCCCCTCCCTCCTTCGGGAGAGGTACGCCGCGAGACTTTCGGGACCGCGCCGCCCCATCGTGATCGACGAAGTCCAGAAGCTCCCCATCCTCCTGGACGAAGTCCACTGGCTGATCGAGAACGCGAAGCGGACCTTCGTCCTCACCGGGTCGAGCGCGCGGAAGCTCCGGCGCGGCCACGCGAACCTCCTCGCCGGCCGCGCGCGGCGCCGCGAGATGCCCCCCCTCTGCTTCCCCGAAGTGGATCGCTACGATCCCGAGCGGCTCGCCGTGAGCGGCCTCCTCCCCCCGCACTACCTTTCGGATGATCCCCTCGACGACATCCGCTCCTACGTCAACGACTACCTGAAGGAGGAGATCGTCGCCGAGGGGGTGGCCGTCAGCCTCCCCGCCTTCAGCGATTTCCTCCGGGTCGCCGCCATCACGAGCAGCGAGCTGCTGAACTACACGAACGTCGCCCGCGAGGTCGGCGTCTCGGCGAAGATCGTCCGCGGCTACTTCGATCTCCTCGAGGACACGCTCCTGGGGTTCCGCGTCGCCCCGTGGACGAAGAGTCGCAACCGGCGGCTCATCCTCACGCCGAAGTTCTACCTCTTCGACGCCGGAGTCGCGAACTTCCTGGCCCGCCGCCGTCCCGAGCCCGGCACCCCGGAGTTCGGCAAGACGATCGAGCACCTCGTCCTGATGGAGCTGATGGCCTGGCGGGCCTACCGCGACCCCGACATGGAGATCCGGTACTGGCGCGCCAGCACCGGACAGGAGATCGACTTCCTCGTGAACGACCGCGAGGTGGCGATCGACGTCAAGGCCTCCGCCCGAGTGCCGGACCACGCGCTGCGATCGCTCGGCGTGCTCGCCGAGGACGGTCCCGTGCGCCGCCGGATCGTGGTCTGCCTCGAGCGCCAGCCCCGCGTCGTCGCGGACCGCCGCGGTGAGATCGCGGTCCTCCCCCTCGCCGTCTTTCTGGAGAGACTCTGGGGCGGGACGATCGTGGCGGGTTGA
- a CDS encoding leucine-rich repeat domain-containing protein, which translates to MSDPTCDCFLAPDKKWREVEFHAELQDTQCDAWRRLEGMIEEAALDGRAEFAPMQKMTGEDVERIITLPRSIRKLRSVKHLVLYDTFLVRVPREIGEMSSLEKFTPYTSWRLHWLPYEITRCRNLVDSTVSTRCLYGNFKYRPPFPALPVSTERRAAITDRNLRMGSETTVACSVCDGPCTGPVRQAWISLLVATDVLPLLVNACSRRCLDALPAPPPYYLQRPHRGGLGLEQPVPEQVGRTL; encoded by the coding sequence ATGAGCGACCCGACATGCGATTGTTTTCTCGCGCCGGACAAGAAGTGGCGTGAGGTCGAGTTTCACGCCGAGCTCCAGGACACTCAATGCGACGCCTGGAGACGCCTGGAAGGAATGATCGAGGAGGCGGCGCTCGACGGGCGGGCGGAGTTTGCGCCGATGCAGAAGATGACCGGGGAGGACGTGGAGCGAATCATCACCCTTCCACGATCCATCCGGAAGCTTCGATCCGTCAAACACCTCGTGCTGTATGACACCTTCCTCGTCCGGGTTCCGAGAGAGATCGGGGAGATGTCGAGCCTCGAGAAGTTCACCCCGTACACCTCGTGGCGCCTTCACTGGCTCCCGTACGAGATCACCCGTTGCCGGAACCTCGTCGACAGCACGGTCAGCACGCGCTGTCTCTACGGCAACTTCAAGTACAGGCCGCCATTCCCCGCGCTTCCGGTGTCCACCGAGCGACGGGCCGCGATCACCGACCGGAACCTCCGCATGGGCTCGGAGACGACCGTCGCCTGCAGCGTGTGCGACGGACCGTGCACGGGACCCGTCCGGCAGGCGTGGATCTCTCTGCTCGTCGCGACGGATGTGCTGCCTCTGCTCGTGAACGCGTGCTCCCGGCGGTGCCTCGACGCCCTCCCCGCACCCCCGCCTTACTACCTGCAGCGCCCCCACAGGGGAGGGTTGGGTCTCGAACAACCCGTACCGGAACAAGTGGGCCGAACCCTTTGA
- a CDS encoding 4Fe-4S binding protein, producing METVAELESIAGLKDVDGWEKEWLIHREDPLDPLELDRRFGRASGMVDNGDRYVATISFPSRTPNHPLKYRHGMPDLLPDYKYHVEMKGNVLWAHATLEDALTSQLCGRVPDFPQKFSVHFDMPETAVGYDVRYWNRTLTVVVHKVGAPAGEKYEWRGHYITNDCVGCEICELKCPTNAITGIKKEMFVIEPDLCINCGVCGIFCPYDAIVDQWDDLVKRIKAKDIPKAVVIPDLCSGCEYCIDTCPFDCIHLVDAPDRMKEGGYPADMTGKVAWVDERTCVSCGICETFCIKEAIVVDRKFNWDPYIGFSYQEGRAVPGATIPGAEGLSVFPKTTENAAAIPKPAGSGEGTPAQS from the coding sequence TTGGAAACGGTTGCGGAGCTCGAGAGCATCGCGGGGCTGAAAGACGTCGACGGGTGGGAGAAGGAGTGGCTCATCCACCGTGAGGATCCTCTCGACCCTCTCGAGCTGGACCGCCGGTTCGGCCGCGCGAGCGGCATGGTCGACAACGGCGATCGCTACGTCGCGACGATCAGCTTCCCGTCGCGCACGCCGAACCATCCCCTGAAGTACCGCCACGGGATGCCCGATCTCCTTCCCGACTACAAGTACCACGTCGAGATGAAGGGAAACGTCCTCTGGGCGCACGCAACGCTCGAGGACGCGCTGACGTCGCAGCTCTGCGGGCGCGTTCCCGACTTCCCCCAGAAGTTCTCGGTTCACTTCGACATGCCCGAGACGGCCGTGGGGTACGACGTCCGGTACTGGAACCGCACGCTGACGGTCGTCGTGCACAAGGTGGGGGCTCCGGCCGGCGAGAAGTACGAGTGGCGCGGCCACTACATCACGAACGACTGCGTGGGCTGCGAGATCTGCGAGCTGAAGTGCCCGACCAATGCGATCACGGGCATCAAGAAGGAGATGTTCGTCATCGAGCCCGACCTCTGCATCAACTGCGGCGTCTGCGGCATCTTCTGCCCGTACGACGCCATCGTGGATCAGTGGGACGACCTCGTGAAGAGGATCAAGGCGAAGGACATCCCGAAGGCGGTGGTCATCCCGGACCTCTGCTCGGGGTGCGAGTACTGCATCGACACCTGCCCCTTCGACTGCATCCACCTGGTCGACGCGCCGGATCGCATGAAGGAAGGGGGCTACCCGGCCGACATGACCGGCAAGGTCGCCTGGGTCGACGAGCGCACGTGCGTGTCGTGCGGCATCTGCGAGACCTTCTGCATCAAGGAGGCGATCGTCGTCGACCGGAAGTTCAACTGGGATCCGTACATCGGATTTTCCTACCAGGAGGGACGCGCCGTCCCCGGCGCGACCATTCCCGGCGCCGAGGGGCTCAGCGTCTTCCCGAAGACGACCGAGAACGCCGCGGCGATCCCCAAGCCCGCAGGCTCAGGTGAGGGGACGCCGGCTCAGAGTTAG
- a CDS encoding nuclear transport factor 2 family protein: MTRAKGLRERIQAFRAKYSGIMSRLEATATEPSSGKPIRMLGMNTSRFRDGKIASRGGRA, from the coding sequence GTGACACGCGCCAAAGGGCTGAGGGAGAGGATTCAGGCCTTCCGCGCGAAGTACTCGGGAATCATGTCGCGGCTCGAGGCGACGGCGACGGAGCCCTCGAGCGGAAAACCGATCCGGATGCTCGGCATGAACACGAGCCGCTTCAGGGACGGAAAGATCGCGTCGCGTGGAGGGCGCGCGTGA
- a CDS encoding ABC transporter permease, with the protein MLIERLAAILDDLRLAIRSLARTPGFVLIAVLTLGLGIGANTAAFSVLNEIFFRPLPYADTGRLDRIYRVTPENTRGGISPADYLELKTETKRYGEIAAYAFSNMSLAAPGEPADMAQGLRISAEFLTTLQVKARLGRDFRPEEVAGNHHVVLISHRSWQNRFAGDAGIIGRIVRVDAEPCEIVGVLPESVEDWRHLGAIDLYRPLAFTESDKTDRNATWIRLVGRRTGTRTDAEGFIAAFGRRLATEYPAANAGSTWRTLPINVAVAPDKGPAIFGMLIGLSVFVLLIACSNLANLLLARTMARAREFAVRSALGASRARLLRPLFAESLLLALAGGVLALLVTMWTNDWMSRMGQATFSGAFLVVIDWHVLAWTFGACLFTAVAFGVAPALFAMRLDPNTTLKSGGRGATGDRGHQRFRSLLIVGQFALAMVLLAGAALFMRGVQEANDRRFGWESDRLVSGTTLLPTATYKGATEITEFQRLALQRLEALPGVSSASISYVMPFLGLAEARKYLVAGRVTPEPGREPVAAINGVSPHYFETVGTRVIEGRAFDGRDLLGSPKVFLINEAMARGLFPGESPLGKRIARAGVKTIEWGEIVGVVGNVQSVIPDQAAIAFQLYQPMAQEPRPGGEIAVRTAGVAPSALVPSIRTTMASLDADLPIRDLQPATTAIAKATYSWQVLGSMLSFLAVVGLALASLGMYGVIARTMAQRTSEFGIRLALGALASDITRLVLGAGARLALAGSSLGLVGAFGISRLLASLFPGLMTSSVPVLSGVTLLLMAIALLACYMPARNASRINPIETLRAE; encoded by the coding sequence ATGCTGATCGAACGACTCGCCGCCATCCTCGACGACCTCCGGCTCGCCATCCGGTCGCTCGCCCGCACCCCTGGCTTCGTCCTCATCGCCGTCCTGACGCTGGGGCTCGGCATCGGCGCGAACACCGCGGCGTTCAGCGTTCTCAACGAGATTTTCTTCCGCCCACTCCCCTACGCCGACACCGGACGGCTCGACCGCATCTATCGCGTCACACCCGAGAACACCCGCGGCGGCATCTCCCCGGCCGATTACCTCGAGCTGAAGACCGAGACGAAGCGCTACGGAGAGATCGCCGCCTACGCCTTCTCGAACATGAGCCTCGCAGCCCCCGGAGAGCCCGCCGACATGGCCCAGGGCCTTCGCATCTCGGCCGAGTTCCTCACCACGCTTCAGGTGAAAGCCCGGCTCGGCCGCGACTTCCGCCCCGAAGAGGTCGCGGGCAACCACCACGTCGTCCTCATCAGCCATCGCTCCTGGCAGAACCGGTTCGCGGGAGACGCCGGCATCATCGGCCGCATCGTCCGCGTGGACGCGGAGCCCTGCGAGATCGTCGGCGTGCTCCCCGAATCGGTCGAGGACTGGCGCCATCTGGGGGCGATCGACCTGTACCGACCGCTTGCCTTCACCGAGAGCGACAAGACCGACCGCAACGCCACATGGATCCGTCTCGTCGGGCGACGCACCGGCACCCGCACGGACGCCGAAGGGTTCATCGCGGCCTTCGGCCGCCGCCTGGCGACGGAGTACCCCGCCGCCAATGCCGGGAGCACCTGGCGCACCCTCCCGATCAACGTCGCGGTGGCCCCGGACAAAGGCCCGGCGATCTTCGGGATGCTGATAGGCCTTTCGGTCTTCGTGCTGCTCATCGCCTGCTCGAATCTCGCGAACCTCCTGCTCGCGCGGACGATGGCGCGGGCTCGCGAGTTCGCGGTGCGATCCGCCCTCGGCGCCTCGCGCGCGAGGCTGCTGCGCCCGCTCTTCGCCGAGTCGCTGCTCCTGGCCCTCGCGGGCGGGGTCCTCGCCCTTCTCGTCACGATGTGGACCAACGACTGGATGTCGAGGATGGGCCAGGCGACCTTCAGCGGCGCGTTCCTGGTCGTCATCGACTGGCACGTGCTGGCGTGGACGTTTGGCGCGTGTCTGTTCACGGCCGTCGCCTTCGGCGTCGCCCCCGCGCTCTTCGCCATGAGGCTCGATCCGAACACGACGCTCAAGAGCGGAGGGCGCGGCGCCACCGGCGATCGCGGCCATCAGCGCTTCCGCAGCCTCCTCATCGTGGGCCAGTTCGCCCTCGCGATGGTCCTGCTCGCGGGGGCCGCCCTCTTCATGCGCGGCGTCCAGGAGGCGAACGACCGCCGCTTTGGCTGGGAATCCGACCGTCTCGTCAGCGGCACCACGCTCCTTCCGACGGCGACGTACAAGGGCGCCACGGAGATCACGGAGTTCCAGCGCCTCGCCCTGCAGCGTCTCGAGGCGCTGCCCGGCGTCTCGTCCGCCAGCATCTCCTACGTGATGCCCTTCCTCGGCCTGGCCGAGGCGCGGAAGTACCTCGTGGCCGGACGCGTGACGCCCGAGCCCGGCCGTGAGCCCGTCGCCGCCATCAACGGCGTCAGCCCGCACTACTTCGAGACCGTCGGCACGCGCGTGATCGAGGGGCGCGCCTTCGACGGGCGCGACCTCCTCGGTTCCCCGAAGGTCTTCCTGATCAACGAGGCGATGGCCCGGGGCCTCTTCCCCGGCGAGAGCCCGCTCGGCAAGCGCATCGCGCGGGCCGGCGTGAAGACGATCGAGTGGGGGGAGATCGTCGGCGTCGTCGGCAACGTCCAGTCGGTCATCCCGGATCAGGCCGCCATCGCCTTCCAGCTCTACCAGCCGATGGCCCAGGAGCCGCGCCCCGGCGGCGAGATCGCGGTTCGCACCGCAGGCGTCGCGCCTTCCGCGCTCGTCCCGAGCATCCGCACCACGATGGCGTCGCTCGACGCCGACCTGCCGATCCGCGATCTCCAGCCCGCCACGACGGCGATCGCGAAGGCGACCTACTCGTGGCAGGTCCTCGGCAGCATGCTCTCGTTCCTCGCCGTGGTCGGGCTCGCCCTGGCCTCCCTCGGCATGTACGGCGTCATCGCCCGCACGATGGCCCAGCGCACCAGCGAGTTCGGCATCCGCCTCGCGCTGGGAGCCCTCGCCTCGGACATCACCCGACTGGTTCTCGGCGCGGGGGCGAGGCTGGCGCTCGCCGGCTCATCGCTCGGCCTCGTCGGCGCCTTCGGCATCTCGCGGCTGCTCGCGTCGCTCTTCCCCGGCCTCATGACGAGCAGCGTCCCCGTGCTGAGCGGCGTGACGTTGCTGCTCATGGCGATCGCCCTTCTCGCCTGCTACATGCCCGCGCGGAACGCCTCGAGAATCAACCCCATCGAGACGCTTCGAGCGGAGTAG
- a CDS encoding metallophosphoesterase family protein, with protein MSRLVVLGDPHGALEATRAVLEKEMDGRTLAGCVGDVVGYADGPSSSALAEFLRDQQVPTVEGNHEAWVGPDGSLSIVEGRVSSRQLTPATLEWIRSLPSTIEFGRAAQTAPLAVMVHSIREPRWDWIDASNAGGLVDRLGRPRVVVSGHSHRPRFIVVTAGGGSRVEPFDFEADAEISIDLPAVGSVLVDSGSLGRAERDPAIPGGRRTTGRARYGTYAIVDFERQVAILRRHGHG; from the coding sequence GTGTCACGGCTCGTCGTGCTGGGCGACCCTCACGGCGCGCTCGAGGCCACCCGGGCCGTTCTCGAGAAGGAGATGGACGGTCGAACGCTGGCCGGCTGTGTCGGAGACGTCGTGGGATACGCCGACGGGCCTTCGAGCTCCGCGCTGGCCGAGTTCCTCCGGGACCAACAGGTCCCGACCGTCGAGGGGAACCACGAGGCATGGGTTGGACCCGATGGATCACTCTCCATCGTGGAGGGTCGCGTCTCCAGCCGGCAGCTCACTCCTGCGACGCTCGAGTGGATTCGGTCCCTTCCATCGACGATCGAGTTCGGACGCGCGGCGCAGACCGCCCCCCTCGCCGTCATGGTGCACTCCATTCGTGAGCCTCGCTGGGATTGGATCGACGCCTCCAACGCGGGCGGCCTGGTCGACCGGCTCGGGCGCCCTCGGGTCGTCGTGAGCGGCCACAGCCATCGCCCGAGGTTCATCGTCGTGACCGCGGGAGGCGGCTCGCGCGTCGAGCCATTCGATTTCGAGGCCGACGCGGAGATCTCGATCGACCTGCCCGCGGTCGGATCCGTCCTCGTCGATTCCGGAAGCCTGGGCCGTGCCGAGCGGGATCCGGCCATCCCTGGCGGCCGCAGGACGACCGGTCGGGCTCGGTACGGCACCTACGCGATCGTCGATTTCGAGCGACAGGTCGCGATCCTCCGTCGCCACGGTCACGGGTAG